In one window of Poriferisphaera corsica DNA:
- a CDS encoding UDP-N-acetylglucosamine 1-carboxyvinyltransferase, giving the protein MDAFVIQGGKRLTGTVRIHGSKNAALPLMAAALLTDQPLTLKDVPDLSDIRNMVKLLKSLGCTIDSTPDLGTTSDGLGVDIKLHATDPSKSLAHYDIVRTMRAGICALGPLLAKRGYAKVSMPGGCAIGDRPVDLHIRGLQQLGAKIHLAEGYIIAEGPNGPGSKLQGAHVFLGGPNGSTVLGTANVLSAAALAEGTTIIECAACEPEIEDLANLLNSMGAKITGAGSPVVTVEGVDELTAATHTIMPDRIEAGTYVIASAITNGDVILENFPTRTLTAALDRLRVIGVDVTPIPPHSSSTQSLEPITTPDSGTPIATLEPKTTTLPGLRDTVRIATSRRLEPAHVVTQPHPGFPTDLQAQLMALLTLADGNSVITEKIFPDRFLHVPELLRMGASLTRIGPSVMVTGVRELIGAPVMASDLRASAGLVLAGLAARGTTTINRVYHLDRGYQRMELTLQKLGADIQRVKGASV; this is encoded by the coding sequence ATGGATGCATTCGTAATTCAAGGCGGAAAACGGCTCACCGGCACAGTCAGAATTCACGGCTCTAAAAACGCCGCGCTACCCCTCATGGCTGCTGCCCTTCTTACTGACCAACCTCTCACCCTCAAAGATGTCCCCGATCTCTCCGACATCCGCAACATGGTCAAACTCCTCAAATCTCTCGGTTGCACCATCGACTCCACCCCCGACCTCGGCACGACCTCCGATGGCCTCGGCGTCGATATCAAACTCCACGCAACCGATCCTTCCAAATCCCTCGCGCATTACGACATTGTCCGCACCATGCGTGCCGGCATCTGTGCCCTCGGCCCACTCCTCGCCAAACGTGGTTACGCCAAAGTCTCTATGCCCGGCGGATGCGCGATCGGCGACCGACCTGTCGATCTCCACATCCGAGGCCTCCAGCAACTCGGCGCCAAAATCCATCTTGCCGAAGGATACATCATTGCCGAAGGCCCCAACGGCCCCGGCTCAAAACTCCAAGGCGCACACGTCTTCCTCGGCGGGCCCAACGGCTCAACCGTCCTTGGCACAGCAAACGTTCTTTCCGCCGCCGCACTCGCCGAAGGCACAACCATTATCGAGTGCGCCGCTTGTGAACCTGAAATCGAAGACCTCGCCAACCTGCTCAACAGCATGGGCGCCAAGATCACCGGCGCAGGCTCGCCCGTCGTCACCGTCGAAGGCGTCGACGAACTCACCGCCGCAACGCACACCATCATGCCCGACCGCATCGAAGCCGGCACATACGTCATCGCTTCCGCCATCACCAACGGCGACGTCATCCTCGAAAACTTTCCAACCCGCACACTCACCGCCGCGCTCGACCGTCTCCGCGTCATCGGCGTCGACGTCACACCCATTCCCCCTCATTCTTCATCAACACAATCACTCGAACCGATTACCACGCCCGATTCCGGCACCCCTATCGCCACATTAGAACCCAAAACCACAACCCTTCCCGGCCTCCGCGACACCGTTCGCATCGCAACCTCTCGCCGCCTCGAACCCGCCCACGTCGTCACCCAACCCCACCCCGGCTTCCCCACAGACCTTCAAGCCCAACTCATGGCTCTCCTCACCCTCGCCGACGGCAACTCCGTCATCACCGAAAAAATCTTCCCCGACCGATTCCTCCACGTCCCCGAACTCCTCCGCATGGGCGCTTCCCTCACACGCATCGGCCCCTCCGTCATGGTCACCGGCGTCCGCGAACTCATCGGCGCCCCCGTCATGGCCTCCGATCTACGCGCCTCCGCAGGCCTCGTTCTCGCAGGCCTCGCCGCACGCGGCACCACCACCATCAACCGCGTCTATCACCTCGATAGAGGTTATCAGCGCATGGAACTCACTCTCCAAAAACTCGGCGCCGACATCCAGCGCGTCAAAGGCGCTTCCGTCTAA
- a CDS encoding protease inhibitor I42 family protein yields the protein MLKGVILILVMTLLMLVGACSGDTRVDGKDHVDGEEAPRLFTVVRITEKDDGKTVTVWEGDEVVVELESNRTTGYMWMLPRGWSGDGVLEQEGLGEYEKDEREEGMVGTGGESVWRFKAKKSGEVRLVIDYRRPWERTRLGKSFRVDIEVREKDRERRKIDEVY from the coding sequence ATGCTAAAGGGCGTTATTTTAATATTAGTGATGACATTGTTGATGCTGGTAGGTGCCTGCTCGGGCGATACGCGGGTTGATGGGAAGGATCATGTGGATGGTGAAGAGGCGCCGCGACTATTTACGGTTGTCCGGATCACTGAGAAGGATGATGGAAAAACGGTGACGGTATGGGAAGGTGATGAGGTTGTGGTAGAACTTGAGAGTAATCGGACGACAGGGTATATGTGGATGTTGCCGCGTGGCTGGAGTGGGGATGGTGTGCTAGAACAAGAAGGATTGGGTGAGTATGAGAAGGATGAAAGAGAAGAAGGGATGGTGGGAACAGGCGGGGAAAGTGTATGGCGGTTTAAGGCAAAGAAGTCAGGCGAAGTGAGACTGGTTATAGATTACCGCCGGCCATGGGAACGTACGCGTCTGGGTAAATCGTTTCGGGTTGATATTGAGGTGAGAGAAAAAGATCGTGAGCGGCGAAAAATTGATGAGGTGTATTAG
- a CDS encoding protease inhibitor I42 family protein, producing MAISDLRIILVAIGVVLWASAMVGCQEPYYPTAKTMKTLDGRGKKVEVVSGEDNGALVYIKTGESLHVRLRADPTTGFLWTLSQDRREILAPVGRPLFEPDEDEEGKAVGTGGIRTWIFLANKTGLVNLKFIYHRPYEKDEEPMKVFRVTVNVVKGETANYPVVQEDGEGSEHGRGRYY from the coding sequence ATGGCAATAAGCGATCTGCGGATTATATTGGTAGCTATTGGTGTGGTACTGTGGGCATCGGCAATGGTCGGCTGCCAGGAGCCATACTATCCAACGGCGAAGACGATGAAGACGCTGGATGGGCGTGGTAAGAAGGTTGAGGTTGTGAGTGGTGAAGACAATGGGGCGCTGGTGTATATCAAGACGGGAGAGAGTTTGCATGTGCGGCTGAGAGCGGATCCGACGACGGGGTTTTTGTGGACGTTGTCGCAGGACCGTCGAGAGATTTTGGCACCGGTGGGCAGGCCGTTGTTTGAGCCTGACGAGGATGAGGAAGGGAAAGCTGTGGGGACGGGGGGCATCAGGACGTGGATCTTTTTGGCAAATAAAACGGGGCTGGTCAATTTGAAGTTTATTTATCACCGGCCTTATGAGAAGGATGAAGAACCGATGAAGGTGTTTCGGGTAACGGTGAATGTAGTGAAAGGCGAGACGGCGAATTACCCGGTCGTACAGGAGGACGGTGAGGGGAGTGAGCATGGCAGAGGGCGGTATTATTGA
- the der gene encoding ribosome biogenesis GTPase Der, producing MAERKNEMKGRCAMSVPDGGYLPKIVIVGRPNVGKSSLMNMMAGRRISIVDPTAGVTRDRVSTPVEIPNLERGLEPNYAELVDTGGYGIEDTQNLTADVERQIEIGIADADLVLFMVDAQQGLVPLDYTVASVLRKSDLKTPVLLIANKVDGSTHEAGAYETSGLGFGDPLMMSAKNKNNEYALYRAIREKIDFDHLASMGDAVTKPDEGIKVAFVGKRNAGKSTFVNALVGDDRVIVSDELGTTRDSVDVPFKRDGRKFTAIDTAGMRKRKSLADDIEFYSHHRSLRSVRRADVCVMLIDASVPVSQVDKQLVNEIRKHFRATVFVINKWDLAEKTYTKEQYVEYMDKALGAMSYAPIVFTSAKDKKGIHEAMDIVMALYNQTSLRLSTSEVNTFIGALMQLRGPSGGKSGKRAKVYYAAQISVNPPTIALNVNHPELFDNNYQRFMMNRLRDVVPYSEVPIKFVIRGKQKITAEERIRAKKEGERLLPRGYRFVEGVDTPDHPDVIIDDFSEMDD from the coding sequence GTGGCTGAGCGGAAGAATGAGATGAAAGGCAGGTGTGCGATGAGCGTACCCGACGGCGGTTATTTGCCGAAGATTGTGATTGTGGGTCGGCCGAATGTTGGTAAGAGTTCGCTGATGAACATGATGGCGGGCAGACGGATCAGTATTGTGGATCCGACAGCGGGTGTGACGCGTGACCGTGTGAGCACGCCGGTGGAGATTCCGAATTTGGAGCGGGGATTGGAACCGAATTATGCGGAGTTGGTGGATACGGGCGGGTATGGGATTGAGGATACGCAAAATTTAACGGCTGATGTTGAACGGCAGATCGAGATTGGGATTGCGGATGCTGATCTTGTGCTGTTTATGGTTGATGCACAGCAGGGCTTGGTGCCGCTGGACTATACGGTTGCGAGTGTGCTTAGGAAATCGGATTTAAAGACGCCGGTGCTGCTGATCGCGAATAAGGTTGATGGGTCGACGCATGAAGCGGGCGCATATGAGACGTCGGGGCTGGGGTTTGGCGATCCGCTGATGATGAGCGCAAAGAACAAGAATAATGAGTACGCACTCTATCGTGCGATTAGAGAGAAAATTGATTTTGATCATTTGGCATCGATGGGTGATGCGGTGACGAAGCCGGACGAGGGGATTAAGGTTGCGTTTGTTGGGAAACGTAATGCGGGCAAAAGTACGTTTGTGAATGCGTTGGTTGGCGATGATCGTGTGATTGTGTCGGACGAATTGGGAACGACGCGTGACTCGGTGGATGTGCCGTTTAAGCGGGATGGCCGAAAGTTTACGGCGATTGACACGGCGGGGATGCGTAAGCGAAAAAGTTTGGCGGACGACATTGAGTTCTATTCGCATCATAGATCTCTCAGGTCTGTGAGGCGTGCGGATGTTTGTGTGATGTTGATTGATGCGAGTGTGCCTGTGTCTCAGGTGGACAAGCAGTTGGTGAATGAAATCCGGAAGCATTTCCGAGCGACTGTGTTTGTGATCAACAAGTGGGACTTGGCTGAAAAGACATACACGAAAGAACAGTATGTTGAGTATATGGACAAGGCGCTGGGCGCGATGTCGTATGCTCCGATTGTGTTTACGAGCGCGAAGGACAAGAAGGGTATCCATGAGGCAATGGATATTGTTATGGCGTTGTATAACCAGACGAGTTTGCGTTTGTCGACGAGCGAAGTGAATACGTTTATTGGGGCGTTGATGCAGCTTAGGGGGCCGAGCGGCGGTAAGAGCGGCAAGCGTGCGAAGGTTTATTATGCGGCGCAGATTTCGGTGAATCCGCCGACGATTGCGTTGAACGTAAATCACCCGGAATTGTTTGATAATAATTATCAGCGATTCATGATGAATCGGTTGCGTGATGTGGTGCCGTATAGTGAGGTGCCGATTAAATTTGTGATCCGAGGGAAGCAGAAGATCACCGCAGAAGAACGGATTCGTGCAAAGAAGGAAGGGGAGCGGTTGTTGCCGAGGGGATATCGGTTTGTTGAAGGGGTTGATACGCCGGATCATCCTGATGTGATTATTGATGATTTCAGCGAGATGGATGATTAG